One segment of Pleuronectes platessa chromosome 21, fPlePla1.1, whole genome shotgun sequence DNA contains the following:
- the mlst8 gene encoding target of rapamycin complex subunit lst8: MNVNQGTVGSDPVILATAGYDHTVRFWQAHSGICTRTVQHQDSQVNSLEVTPDRSMIAAAGYQHIRMYDLNSNNPNPVINYDGVTKNITSVGFHEDGRWMYTGGEDCMARIWDLRSRNLQCQRIFQVNAPINCVCLHPNQAELIVGDQSGVIHIWDLKTDHNEQLIPEPEVSINSVHIDPDASYMAAVNSSGNCYVWNLAGGIGDEVTQLIPKTKIPAHKRYSLRCKFSPDSTLLATCSADQTCKIWRTSNFSLMTELSIKSNNPGETSRGWMWDCAFSGDSQYIVTASSDNLARLWCVETGEIKREYSGHQKAVVCLAFNDSVLG; the protein is encoded by the exons ATGAATGTGAACCAGGGCACGGTGGGCAGCGACCCGGTCATTCTGGCTACGGCTGGTTACGACCACACTGTCCGCTTCTGGCAGGCCCACAGCGGCATCTGCACCCGGACCGTCCAGCACCAGGACTCC CAAGTAAATTCACTTGAGGTGACACCAGACAGGAGTATGATTGCAGCTGCAG gatatCAGCACATCCGCATGTATGACCTGAACTCCAACAACCCCAACCCTGTGATCAACTATGATGGAGTAACTAAGAACATCACGTCTGTGGGCTTTCATGAAGATGGCCGCTGGATGTACACGGGGGGAGAGGACTGCATGGCTCGCATCTGGGACCTGAG GTCAAGAAATCTTCAGTGTCAGAGGATTTTTCAAGTCAACGCTCCAATCAACTGTGTGTGCCTGCATCCTAACCAG GCCGAGCTGATTGTAGGAGACCAGAGTGGAGTGATTCACATCTGGGATCTCAAGACCGACCACAACGAACAGCTGATTCCTGAGCCCGAGGTCTCGATCAACTCAGTCCACATTGACCCAGATGCCAGTTACATGGCGGCAGTCAACAGCTCG GGAAACTGTTACGTGTGGAACCTGGCTGGAGGCATCGGAGACGAGGTGACTCAGCTCATTCCCAAGACTAAGATCCCAGCACACAAACGCTACTCGCTCCGCTGCAAGTTCAGCCCGGATTCAAC ACTACTCGCCACCTGCTCAGCAGATCAGACCTGTAAGATCTGGAGAACGTCCAATTTCTCCCTCATGACTGAACTGAGCATCAAGAGCAACAACCCAGGAGAGACGTCGAGAGGCTGGATGTGGGACTGCGCCTTCTCTGGAGACTCCCAGTATATTGTGACTG cctcctccGACAACCTGGCTCGCCTGTGGTGTGTGGAGACCGGCGAGATCAAGAGGGAATACAGTGGCCACCAGAAGGCTGTGGTGTGTCTGGCCTTCAATGACAGCGTGCTGGgctga
- the bricd5 gene encoding BRICHOS domain-containing protein 5 — MVTCWKRSENRLEEAQSTDGAPPAAPQSHFPHKAFWVSLSASLLLLVIALGLTGNLGLSQPLSQPSQIVRISAQDPTGLVINQSAVVDQQNDLVTFSVTSSANQTSTVLFDVKRGLICYKPVGQDTCFLQKMEESDYDNVRALLHEQTHQQSHFQLSGNETQRQTEFLGVLAASRVDVSTLEEPVQALCHDSSVHWTRRANGPGKQRLVYFCIDICFPSNICVSVCFYYLPE, encoded by the exons ATGGTGACGTGTTGGAAACGATCGGAAAACCGTTTGGAGGAAGCACAGAGCACG GATGGGGCTCCACCTGCAGCCCCCCAGTCCCATTTCCCACACAAGGCATTCTGGGTCAGCCTCTCCGCCTCTCTGCTCTTGCTGGTCATCGCCCTCGGTTTGACGGGGAACCTCGGGCTGTCTCAACCCCTCTCTCAG CCTTCACAGATTGTGAGAATCTCGGCTCAAGATCCGACCGGACTTGTGATCAATCAGTCGGCGGTGGTGGACCAGCAGAACGACCTGGTGACCTTTTCGGTGACCTCTTCGGCAAATCAGACGTCCACCGTGCTGTTTGATGTCAAACGC ggtTTGATATGTTACAAACCAGTGGGCCAGGACACCTGCTTCCTGCAGAAGATGGAGGAGTCTGATTATGACAACGTGCGAGCCCTCCTTCATGAGCAAACCCACCAG CAGAGTCACTTCCAGCTGTCTGGGAACGAGACGCAGAGGCAGACAGAGTTCCTGGGGGTACTGGCGGCCAGTCGGGTGGATGTGTCCACTCTGGAGGAGCCGGTGCAGGCGCTGTGTCACGACAGCTCCGTCCACTGGACCAGGAGGGCAAACG gCCCGGGCAAACAGAGGCTGGTCTACTTCTGCATCGACATCTGTTTCCCCAGCAACatctgcgtgtctgtgtgtttctactACCTGCCCGAGTGA
- the pgp gene encoding glycerol-3-phosphate phosphatase, with the protein MSAAKCTRLTGLLGKQLLDSVDCVLFDCDGVIWRGEQAVPGAAEVIDLLKERGKNVFFVTNNSSKTRRMYADKMTKLGFDVREEEVFGTAYCSAVYLRNVCELRGRVYLIGSPAMEQELAAVGIQQTGVGPDHVAGKAADWAGVPLDPEVRAVVVGFDEHFSYMKLNRALQYLSQKDCLFVGTNRDSRLPLEGGKAVPGTGCLLQAVETAAQRQAQTVGKPNSFMFDCVASQFSVDRDRCLMVGDRLDTDIMLGSNCGLKTLLTLTGVSTVADAEAHQKSGCVERQGMVPDYYVDSIADLLPVLRG; encoded by the exons ATGTCTGCGGCCAAATGCACTCGGCTGACCGGGCTGCTGGGGAAGCAGCTGCTGGACTCGGTGGACTGCGTCCTGTTCGACTGCGACGGGGTGATCTGGCGCGGGGAGCAGGCCGTCCCGGGGGCCGCCGAGGTCATCGACCTGCTGAAGGAGCGGGGCAAGAATGTCTTCTTCGTcaccaacaacagcagcaagaCCCGCAGGATGTACGCAGACAAGATGACCAAGCTGGGCTTCGACGtgcgggaggaggaggtgttcgGCACCGCGTACTGCTCCGCCGTGTACCTGCGGAATGTGTGCGAGCTGCGGGGGAGAGTCTACCTGATCGGCAGCCCAGCCATGGAGCAGGAGCTGGCGGCCGTGGGGATCCAGCAGACCGGGGTGGGACCGGACCACGTCGCCGGGAAGGCGGCCGACTGGGCCGGCGTGCCCCTGGACCCCGAGGTGAGGGCGGTGGTGGTCGGCTTCGACGAGCACTTCAGCTACATGAAGTTGAACCGAGCCCTGCAGTACCTGAGCCAGAAGGACTGCCTGTTCGTGGGGACCAACAGGGACTCCAGGCTGCCCCTGGAGGGAGGCAAGGCAGTCCCAG GTACAGGCTGCCTGCTCCAGGCCGTCGAGACCGCCGCCCAGCGCCAGGCCCAGACTGTGGGCAAACCCAACAGCTTCATGTTCGACTGTGTGGCCTCCCAGTTCAGCGTGGACCGTGACCGCTGCCTGATGGTGGGCGACCGCCTGGACACGGACATCATGCTGGGCTCCAACTGCGGCCTGAagaccctcctcaccctcacaGGGGTCAGCACAGTGGCTGATGCCGAGGCCCACCAGAAGAGCGGTTGTGTGGAGAGGCAGGGGATGGTGCCGGATTATTACGTGGACAGCATCGCCGATCTCCTCCCGGTTCTGCGGGGATGA
- the zdhhc4 gene encoding palmitoyltransferase ZDHHC4 translates to MDFLSLFAAYVLLVLTCIILLCKYSGQQQTPFLTFFNFVVKFVAPITPKWLQTFSQRTLHRLFHQRSNMFIYLHLLLECAVYAEFTYEVLGFCMEMDTTLTSLSVPYILLAVKTFFFYLCIRRDPGTVTEKKVSGQQHVYPYDRRLFHPGVSCPTCQLIKPARSKHCRVCDRCVQRFDHHCVWVNNCIGALNTRYFLLYLFSVCAMAGDMAVLTADMLLHAVLRSGLLRASYVDEFGEQQTAGPLFVVQHLFLTFPRIVFMLGFLVFVFFLLAGYAMFHSYLALVNQTSNEWYKSRGSVCQHCHPTSTSDHLCQPAPDHSKRYFYSRGLLRNLGEIFYPPQPVRKKDN, encoded by the exons ATGGATTTCCTCAGCCTGTTCGCCGCCTACGTGCTGCTGGTGCTCACGTGCATCATCCTGCTGTGTAAATACTCAGGTCAACAGCAAACTCCAtttctcactttcttcaacTTTGTCGTGAAG TTTGTCGCACCCATTACACCAAAATGGCTCCAGACGTTTTCACAGCGGACCTTACACAGGCTGTTCCATCAAAG GAGCAACATGTTCATCTATCTGCATCTCCTCCTGGAGTGCGCTGTGTATGCAGAGTTCACCTATGAGGTGCTTGGCTTCTGCATGGAGATGGACACCACTCTGACCAGCCTGTCAGTGCCTTACATCCTGCTGGCCGTCAAGACCTTCTTCTTCTACCTCTGCATCAGGAGAGATCCAG GCACAGTTACAGAGAAGAAAGTGTCTGGTCAGCAGCACGTCTATCCATACGACAGGAGACTCTTTCACCCGGGGGTTTCCTGTCCGACCTGCCAGCTTATCAAACCCGCTCGCTCCAAACACTGCA GGGTCTGCGACAGGTGCGTCCAGCGCTTCGACCACCACTGTGTCTGGGTGAACAACTGCATCGGTGCTCTGAACACACGCTACTTCCTGCTCTACCTCTTCAGCGTTTGTGCCATGGCGGGCGACATGGCAGTGCTGACGGCAGACATGCTGCTCCACGCCGTTTTGCGCTCAGGACTTCTGAGGGCCAGTTACGTGGATGAGTTTGGTGAGCAGCAGACGGCCGGGCCTCTGTTTGTCGTGCAG CATCTGTTCCTGACCTTTCCCCGAATCGTCTTCATGCTGGGCTTTCTGGTCTTTGTCTTCTTCCTGCTGGCGGGTTACGCCATGTTCCATTCCTACTTGGCTCTTGTCAACCAAACGTCCAACGAGTGGTACAAAAGTCGAGGTTCCGTTTGTCAGCACTGCCACCCGACATCAACATCGGACCACCTCTGTCAGCCAGCGCCAGACCACTCGAAAAGATACTTCTACAGCCGAGGGCTTCTCAGAAACCTGGGGGAGATTTTCTATCCTCCGCAACCTGTTCGGAAAAAAGACAACTGA